One region of Desulfobacterales bacterium genomic DNA includes:
- a CDS encoding pseudouridine synthase gives MALIRLQKYLSEAGLCSRRHGEALILQGRVTVNGNTVSVLGVKVDPKTDAVAVNGRLLKSEAPRIYIALNKPPGYVSSCRHAGKKIVLELVDLPHRVFPVGRLDEDSEGLLLMTNDGALHNRLSHPSFDHEKEYEVTVAQPITDQALREMADGIMLKGKKTRRAEVHRINPACFRITLKEGRNRQIRRMVEQTGNQVTVLKRIRIANIRLGGLAMGKWRHLSADETRGLLNAG, from the coding sequence ATGGCGCTGATTCGGTTGCAAAAATATTTATCCGAGGCGGGGCTTTGTTCCCGGCGGCATGGAGAGGCGTTAATTCTTCAGGGCCGGGTAACGGTTAACGGCAATACGGTTTCGGTCCTGGGAGTCAAGGTGGACCCGAAAACCGATGCCGTTGCCGTGAATGGTCGCCTGCTTAAATCGGAAGCGCCGCGCATCTATATTGCGTTGAACAAGCCCCCCGGATATGTGTCGAGTTGCCGTCATGCCGGTAAAAAGATCGTGCTGGAATTGGTGGATTTGCCTCATCGGGTGTTTCCGGTGGGGCGTCTGGATGAAGATTCAGAGGGGCTGTTATTGATGACCAACGATGGGGCCTTGCACAACCGGTTGAGTCATCCGTCCTTTGATCATGAAAAGGAGTATGAGGTAACGGTTGCGCAGCCGATCACGGATCAGGCCTTGCGGGAAATGGCTGATGGTATAATGCTAAAAGGCAAAAAGACCCGCCGTGCCGAGGTGCATCGGATTAATCCGGCGTGTTTTCGCATTACCTTAAAAGAGGGGCGTAATCGACAGATTCGGCGGATGGTCGAGCAAACCGGAAATCAGGTAACCGTGCTTAAACGGATTCGTATTGCCAACATTCGGCTGGGCGGACTGGCCATGGGCAAATGGCGGCACCTGAGCGCGGATGAAACGCGGGGACTATTGAATGCGGGATAA
- a CDS encoding ATP-binding protein yields MAMQQTNWIVITGAPCSGKTSVICALEKKGYSVVHEVARALIDKALQQGLSLAEIKSDESAFEYRILEEKEKIEAGLSPTALIFLDRAIPDSLAYFIHAGLDPDLPLKKSRLYHYKKIFLFERFRFKRDKVRIEDEIIAEKLDRLLWESYQLLKYDVIRVPVLPVAERTEYILSRIQ; encoded by the coding sequence ATGGCCATGCAGCAAACCAACTGGATCGTCATTACCGGAGCACCCTGCTCCGGGAAAACATCGGTTATCTGCGCACTTGAGAAAAAAGGCTATTCCGTGGTGCATGAGGTTGCCCGCGCCCTCATTGACAAGGCGTTGCAGCAGGGGTTATCCCTGGCGGAAATAAAATCCGATGAATCCGCATTTGAATACCGTATTCTCGAGGAAAAAGAAAAAATAGAAGCCGGCCTCTCACCGACCGCGCTCATCTTTTTGGACCGGGCTATTCCGGATAGCCTGGCTTATTTTATTCATGCGGGCCTTGACCCAGACCTGCCGCTTAAAAAAAGTCGCCTGTATCACTATAAGAAAATATTTCTATTTGAGCGATTCCGGTTCAAACGGGACAAGGTCCGCATTGAGGACGAAATAATCGCGGAAAAACTAGACCGGTTGTTATGGGAAAGCTATCAACTTCTTAAATACGACGTGATTCGGGTCCCCGTCCTGCCGGTGGCGGAGCGAACCGAATATATTTTATCCCGCATTCAATAG
- a CDS encoding nucleotide sugar dehydrogenase, producing MVSFDALCAGKEKIAVIGLGYVGLPLAVHLSNYFKVVGYDLKSERVAELKAGHDRTLEVSDKALSAATVEFTEHPVRLSECALIIVAVPTPIDAYKIPDFGPLAGASRIVGQHMQEGACVVYESTVYPGATEEVCVPILEKASGMHFGSDFTVGYSPERINPGDKEHTLETIVKIVSGSNDATRELLANVYGKVVRAGIHKASSIKVAEAAKVIENTQRDINIALMNELAMIFHKGGIDTLEVLAAAGTKWNFLPFRPGLVGGHCIGVDPYYLTFKAEALGYHPEMILAGRRINDDMGKYMAERTVKMLIAEDKHVKGAKVAVLGITFKENVPDLRNTRVVDIVSELVDYGIEVKVHDPLADSDEALRYYGLTLQPLAALQEVDAVILAVGHHDYKVLGLEKIASLCSLGKKIVVDIKGMYTPEAAAALDIAYWRL from the coding sequence ATGGTGAGCTTTGATGCGTTATGCGCGGGCAAGGAAAAAATTGCCGTAATCGGGTTGGGGTATGTGGGCTTGCCGCTGGCGGTTCATCTATCCAATTATTTTAAAGTCGTGGGTTACGATTTGAAATCCGAGAGAGTGGCGGAATTAAAAGCGGGCCATGACCGGACTCTGGAAGTGAGTGACAAGGCGTTATCAGCTGCAACCGTTGAGTTTACGGAGCATCCCGTGCGGCTTTCCGAATGTGCGCTGATTATCGTTGCTGTCCCCACGCCGATTGATGCATACAAAATACCGGACTTTGGGCCGTTGGCGGGTGCATCTCGAATCGTGGGGCAACATATGCAAGAAGGCGCTTGTGTGGTCTATGAATCCACGGTTTATCCGGGTGCTACGGAAGAAGTTTGCGTGCCGATTCTTGAGAAAGCATCCGGCATGCATTTTGGTTCGGATTTTACGGTAGGCTACTCACCCGAACGAATCAACCCGGGCGATAAAGAACACACCCTGGAGACGATCGTCAAGATTGTTTCGGGATCGAATGATGCCACCCGGGAGTTGCTGGCGAATGTTTACGGGAAAGTTGTCCGGGCCGGCATTCACAAGGCTTCTTCCATTAAAGTGGCGGAGGCGGCCAAAGTTATTGAAAATACGCAGCGAGATATTAATATTGCGCTGATGAATGAGCTGGCCATGATATTTCATAAGGGCGGCATCGATACCCTGGAAGTGCTGGCCGCCGCCGGCACCAAGTGGAATTTTTTGCCCTTCAGACCGGGCTTGGTGGGGGGCCATTGCATTGGGGTGGATCCCTATTATCTGACCTTTAAGGCGGAAGCGTTGGGATATCATCCGGAGATGATTCTGGCCGGCCGGCGGATCAACGATGATATGGGCAAGTATATGGCCGAGCGAACTGTAAAGATGCTCATCGCCGAAGATAAGCATGTCAAGGGCGCCAAAGTGGCCGTGCTGGGCATCACGTTTAAGGAAAACGTTCCAGACTTAAGAAATACACGGGTGGTGGACATCGTGAGTGAATTAGTGGATTACGGCATAGAGGTCAAGGTTCATGACCCCCTGGCGGATTCAGATGAAGCCCTACGATATTATGGTCTGACCCTGCAGCCCCTGGCGGCGCTTCAGGAAGTGGATGCCGTAATTTTGGCAGTCGGGCATCATGATTACAAGGTGTTGGGGCTGGAAAAAATAGCCTCGCTTTGTTCCCTCGGAAAGAAAATTGTTGTTGATATCAAGGGAATGTATACGCCCGAAGCGGCGGCGGCATTGGACATCGCTTATTGGCGGTTGTAG
- a CDS encoding nucleoside recognition domain-containing protein translates to MNIIFFLLVGVSFLFAGWHQLSWVAAGEAISPMAALTSAMVESAAGAVDLAIGLVGVMTLFLGLMKIAEAGGMLTILARLIRPLMVRLFPDVPPDHPAMGAMILNMSANALGLGNAATPFGIRAMQELDSLNPHKGTATNAMALFLAINTSSVTLLPTGVIALRAAAGSSDPAGILPTTLFATMCSTAIAILATILYRRFSPLPITDASADPTIQERTEPTLAEALSHPDRATGYPTWVGISVISALVCAIPLSIVYGKQVSPWILPGLMIVFLLFGLFRKVHVYEVFVDGAKKGFQVALKIIPYLVAILVAVGMFRASGGLDALVGWLGIWTSKVGMPAEALPMALMRPLSGSGAYGILASLINDPTVGPDSYTGYLVSTLQGSTETTFYVMAVYFGSVQVRRIRHTLAAALTADAAGVIFAVIACLYLYG, encoded by the coding sequence ATGAATATTATTTTCTTTTTGCTGGTGGGGGTTTCTTTTCTCTTTGCGGGTTGGCACCAGCTTTCATGGGTAGCCGCAGGAGAAGCTATCTCGCCCATGGCGGCTCTGACCTCGGCTATGGTGGAATCCGCCGCAGGGGCGGTGGATCTGGCGATCGGGCTGGTCGGGGTGATGACGCTTTTTCTAGGGTTGATGAAGATCGCCGAAGCCGGCGGCATGCTCACCATTTTGGCACGCTTGATTCGACCGCTCATGGTGCGCCTCTTTCCGGATGTGCCGCCGGATCATCCGGCCATGGGCGCCATGATTTTAAATATGTCCGCCAATGCACTCGGTCTTGGAAATGCGGCCACACCATTTGGCATTCGGGCCATGCAGGAGCTTGACAGCCTCAATCCGCATAAAGGCACCGCCACCAACGCTATGGCGCTTTTTCTGGCCATCAACACCTCCAGCGTGACCCTTTTGCCCACCGGCGTCATCGCCTTGCGTGCCGCGGCCGGTTCAAGTGATCCTGCCGGCATTTTGCCCACCACCCTCTTTGCCACCATGTGCTCAACGGCCATCGCTATTCTCGCGACAATCCTCTATCGCCGGTTTTCTCCCTTGCCGATTACAGACGCATCGGCTGATCCAACGATTCAAGAAAGAACCGAACCCACCTTGGCAGAAGCGTTGTCACACCCGGATAGGGCGACCGGGTACCCCACCTGGGTCGGCATTTCGGTAATCAGCGCCCTTGTCTGTGCGATACCGCTATCGATTGTTTACGGAAAACAGGTTTCACCCTGGATTTTACCGGGCCTAATGATAGTGTTTCTGCTGTTCGGCCTTTTTCGAAAAGTTCACGTCTATGAAGTGTTTGTGGACGGCGCCAAGAAAGGATTTCAAGTTGCGCTGAAAATTATTCCGTACCTGGTGGCTATTCTGGTGGCGGTGGGCATGTTTCGGGCCAGCGGCGGGCTGGACGCGCTGGTTGGCTGGCTCGGTATTTGGACGTCCAAGGTCGGCATGCCGGCTGAAGCGCTGCCCATGGCCCTGATGCGACCCCTTTCCGGCTCGGGCGCCTACGGCATTCTGGCTTCCCTTATCAATGATCCGACCGTGGGGCCCGATAGTTACACCGGATACCTGGTCAGCACCCTTCAGGGCTCCACCGAAACAACATTTTATGTCATGGCCGTATACTTCGGTTCGGTCCAAGTGCGGCGAATACGCCATACCCTGGCGGCGGCACTTACCGCGGATGCGGCGGGCGTGATATTCGCCGTGATCGCCTGCCTTTATCTATACGGATGA
- a CDS encoding ATP-binding cassette domain-containing protein, with protein sequence MRELAIQVDKATKTFKAIRAVDALSFEVQTAQCFGLLGPNGAGKSTMMNMLYGKTRRDGNGGGQINVFGYDPEDNALAIKFLSGIVPQENNLDIELSVLQNLLIYSRFYGLKKQAALPRIETLLAFMELTEKINSKIRDLSGGMQRRLVIARALINQPKLLILDEPTTGLDPQVRQLIWDKLRMLQQEGVTILLCTHYMEEAFQICDRLIIMNGGRKVMEGKPATLISEHMEPWVLEAFGADLPDEKDVPDRIRVEKTAHRVLLYSKDLGALKTVRNGLRAGDYFLRQSNLEDLFLKTTGRKLNE encoded by the coding sequence ATGAGAGAGTTGGCAATTCAAGTTGATAAGGCAACCAAGACGTTTAAGGCCATAAGAGCGGTCGACGCGCTGAGTTTTGAAGTACAAACCGCCCAATGCTTCGGGCTTCTCGGCCCCAATGGTGCCGGAAAATCGACCATGATGAACATGCTTTACGGTAAAACGCGGCGAGACGGCAACGGGGGCGGACAAATTAATGTGTTCGGATATGATCCGGAGGACAATGCCCTTGCGATCAAATTTCTTTCCGGTATTGTACCCCAGGAAAACAACCTGGATATAGAGTTGAGCGTGCTTCAGAATCTGCTGATCTATTCGCGGTTTTACGGACTCAAAAAACAGGCGGCCCTGCCGCGTATCGAAACCCTGTTGGCGTTCATGGAGCTGACCGAGAAGATAAATTCCAAGATTCGTGATCTTTCCGGCGGAATGCAGCGGCGCCTTGTTATTGCCCGGGCCTTGATCAATCAGCCGAAGTTGCTGATTCTGGATGAGCCCACTACCGGGCTGGATCCTCAGGTGCGTCAGCTGATCTGGGATAAACTGAGAATGCTTCAGCAAGAAGGTGTTACGATTCTGCTCTGCACCCATTATATGGAGGAAGCCTTTCAAATTTGTGATCGATTGATCATTATGAATGGCGGCCGAAAAGTCATGGAGGGAAAGCCGGCCACGCTCATTTCCGAGCACATGGAGCCCTGGGTTCTGGAGGCGTTCGGCGCGGACTTGCCCGATGAAAAAGATGTTCCCGATCGAATCCGCGTGGAGAAGACTGCTCATCGGGTGCTGCTCTATTCAAAGGATCTCGGTGCGCTTAAAACCGTTCGAAACGGCTTGCGGGCAGGGGATTATTTTCTGAGGCAATCCAATCTCGAGGATTTATTCCTGAAAACGACGGGGAGAAAATTAAATGAATAA
- a CDS encoding ABC transporter permease, with amino-acid sequence MNNPAPMRNVLSEPPSLFVRLFSVWYRHYRVYTRNLISNGFPPFLEPLFFLAGVGLGLGQFVGVIDGAPYVVFLASGIIAPPAMFTASFECTYGTFIRLEFDRVYDGMISASLTSRDLFVGEMLFCATKGLFYSAAVLCVIYPFGLIASPMGFLAPVGGFFTGLMFAALGLYITSFVKNINHFNFYFTGLITPMFFFSGVVFPLSSLPAYIRPVAEIFPLTHAARLIRAFCFNRFDLLTVVSLIYMLVFTIMVGFLAIRRLEKRIIL; translated from the coding sequence ATGAATAACCCGGCGCCAATGCGAAACGTTCTATCCGAACCGCCGTCGCTCTTTGTGAGGCTGTTCAGCGTCTGGTACCGGCATTACCGGGTTTATACCCGGAATTTGATCAGCAACGGGTTCCCGCCTTTTCTCGAGCCTCTTTTTTTCCTGGCCGGCGTGGGGCTGGGGTTAGGGCAATTCGTCGGTGTGATCGACGGCGCTCCCTACGTGGTCTTTCTGGCTTCCGGCATTATTGCGCCGCCGGCCATGTTTACCGCTTCATTCGAGTGCACTTATGGCACCTTTATTCGGCTTGAGTTTGATCGGGTTTATGACGGCATGATATCCGCGTCCCTGACGAGCCGGGATCTTTTTGTCGGGGAGATGCTTTTTTGCGCCACCAAAGGCCTGTTCTATTCGGCCGCAGTGCTTTGCGTGATCTATCCCTTTGGATTGATTGCATCCCCGATGGGCTTTTTGGCGCCTGTGGGTGGGTTTTTCACGGGGTTGATGTTTGCGGCGCTTGGGCTTTATATTACTTCCTTTGTAAAGAATATCAATCACTTCAATTTTTATTTCACAGGACTGATAACGCCCATGTTTTTTTTCTCCGGAGTGGTATTTCCGCTTTCATCCCTGCCGGCCTATATTCGACCGGTCGCCGAGATTTTTCCCCTCACGCACGCGGCTCGTCTTATTCGGGCCTTTTGTTTCAACCGGTTTGATCTGTTGACCGTGGTCAGCCTGATTTATATGCTTGTGTTTACGATCATGGTTGGTTTTTTGGCGATCCGACGTTTGGAGAAAAGAATCATCTTGTAA
- the mltG gene encoding endolytic transglycosylase MltG: MKKVALPLGVGLVFFMLAVFYAVFDLMRYAYNGAASTVDEPRTVIVPSGQRFVDTTEQLLEAGVIQKPNRFRAFARLYGYDKRVKAGEYLLSTAMSPAKVIETLILGKVVLHRLTVPEGYTYRQIGDLLEKTGLVTASEFITRARDAELVRQFGVPGETLEGYLYPDTYFFPRGVTAREIITAMIHRFETVMTSQWKERAAQLQLSVHQVMTLASIIEKETGAPEERAIISSVFFNRLHRGMRLESDPTVIYGITDFDGNITRNHLKEKTPYNTYQIEGLPPGPIANPGKEAIHAALFPQQTDFLFFVSKQNGTHHFSKDMKEHLRAVSQYQLRK; the protein is encoded by the coding sequence ATGAAAAAGGTTGCACTACCATTGGGTGTGGGTTTGGTTTTTTTCATGCTCGCCGTGTTTTATGCGGTCTTCGATCTGATGCGTTATGCCTATAACGGCGCCGCGTCGACTGTGGATGAACCTCGGACGGTGATCGTGCCCTCGGGGCAGCGATTTGTCGATACAACCGAGCAATTGCTTGAGGCGGGCGTTATTCAAAAGCCCAATCGCTTTAGAGCGTTTGCGCGGTTATACGGTTACGATAAACGTGTTAAAGCCGGAGAATATCTGCTTTCCACCGCTATGTCGCCGGCGAAGGTGATTGAAACGCTGATTTTAGGGAAAGTGGTGCTTCACCGGCTTACCGTGCCTGAAGGCTATACGTATCGGCAAATAGGCGACTTGTTGGAAAAGACGGGCTTGGTAACGGCATCCGAATTCATCACCCGGGCTCGGGATGCCGAACTGGTGCGTCAATTCGGTGTTCCGGGGGAAACATTGGAAGGCTATCTTTATCCGGACACTTATTTTTTCCCGAGAGGGGTGACTGCCCGTGAAATCATCACCGCCATGATTCACCGGTTCGAAACGGTGATGACGAGCCAATGGAAGGAGCGGGCGGCCCAGCTTCAATTATCCGTTCATCAGGTCATGACACTGGCTTCCATTATCGAAAAGGAAACTGGTGCGCCCGAGGAACGCGCCATCATATCTTCGGTTTTTTTTAACCGTCTTCATCGCGGCATGCGTCTTGAATCCGATCCGACCGTTATTTACGGAATTACGGATTTTGACGGCAATATTACCCGCAATCATCTGAAAGAAAAAACACCTTATAACACCTATCAAATTGAAGGTCTTCCCCCCGGCCCCATTGCCAATCCCGGAAAGGAAGCCATTCATGCGGCGCTGTTTCCTCAGCAGACCGACTTCCTGTTCTTTGTTTCAAAACAAAACGGCACGCATCATTTCTCTAAAGATATGAAAGAACACTTGCGGGCTGTAAGTCAATACCAGCTCCGCAAATGA
- the nagZ gene encoding beta-N-acetylhexosaminidase, with translation MVLQSFTVEQLAGQRLMVGFDGLVLDAELKYLIDTLKVAGLVLFKRNIESPEQIRRLCVSAQEYARACGQPPLLIAIDQEGGQVARLKKPFTEFDGQPAMKDTDDAVRFAHICAKELKAVGINMNFAPVLDVAPLEMKSIMAGRSFGAEPHRVALMGETVIQHLQENGVMAVVKHFPGIGRTILDSHLDLPTLDSSLSELESFDLIPFQRAINANVAGMMLSHIMYPQLDADWPASLSPVIAKTLLRRQLGYQGVVITDDLDMGAIVKYFGFENAVLQVMAAGIDIALICHRSEKMEMGVNAIRSRLNRSESDYERCRISVNRILSLKNRFLTA, from the coding sequence ATGGTTCTTCAATCATTTACAGTGGAACAACTGGCGGGCCAGCGGTTGATGGTGGGTTTTGACGGCCTGGTGCTCGATGCCGAACTCAAGTACTTGATTGATACCCTCAAGGTGGCAGGCCTCGTTCTTTTCAAGCGCAACATCGAATCACCCGAGCAGATTCGCCGGCTGTGCGTTTCCGCACAGGAGTATGCGCGTGCCTGTGGTCAGCCGCCGCTTCTGATCGCGATTGACCAGGAGGGCGGACAAGTCGCCCGCCTGAAAAAGCCGTTTACCGAGTTTGACGGCCAGCCCGCCATGAAAGACACCGATGATGCCGTTCGATTCGCGCATATCTGCGCCAAGGAATTAAAGGCGGTCGGCATCAACATGAATTTTGCGCCGGTGCTGGATGTGGCGCCGCTGGAGATGAAAAGTATCATGGCGGGCAGATCCTTTGGCGCGGAGCCCCATCGGGTGGCGTTAATGGGAGAGACCGTGATTCAGCACTTGCAGGAAAACGGCGTCATGGCCGTGGTCAAGCATTTTCCCGGAATCGGTAGAACCATTCTGGATTCCCATTTGGATCTGCCGACGCTTGATTCGTCGCTGTCAGAACTGGAATCGTTTGATTTAATTCCATTTCAGCGCGCCATCAATGCCAATGTGGCTGGCATGATGCTTTCTCATATCATGTATCCGCAACTCGATGCCGATTGGCCGGCCAGCCTGTCTCCGGTTATTGCGAAGACTCTTTTAAGGCGGCAACTGGGCTATCAGGGTGTGGTGATTACGGATGATCTTGATATGGGGGCCATTGTCAAATATTTTGGATTTGAAAATGCCGTGTTACAGGTGATGGCCGCGGGTATCGATATCGCGCTTATTTGCCATCGAAGTGAAAAAATGGAAATGGGGGTTAATGCCATCCGGTCCCGATTAAATCGTTCCGAGAGCGATTACGAGCGTTGCCGGATTTCGGTCAACCGAATCTTATCACTAAAAAACAGGTTTCTAACTGCCTAA
- the tsaD gene encoding tRNA (adenosine(37)-N6)-threonylcarbamoyltransferase complex transferase subunit TsaD yields MLILGIESSCDETAAAVVKDGLHILSSVVSSQVSIHHPYGGVVPELASRKHTEAIVPVVSDALNQAGLNFAQIDGIAATRGPGLVGSLLVGFSFAKALGYALKIPWVGVDHLEGHLFSIFLEPNPPPFPFVSLLVSGGHTSLYHVTSHMQYCLMGQTRDDAAGEAYDKVAKMLGLGYPGGMIIDQLAKKGNPKQIRFPRAHVKKSEFDFSFSGLKTAVNRYIQTHSTEYQAQIRDIAAGFQEAVVEVLVRKIVRAAIAKNCQHLSIVGGVAANSRLRQKIVKEANTNGLQAHLPSPSLCGDNAAMIAAVGYHYLKSGRADCLDQDVYSRAVKRLGPLTPLSETGTKKRA; encoded by the coding sequence ATGCTTATTCTCGGAATTGAATCCTCCTGCGATGAAACAGCGGCCGCCGTGGTTAAAGACGGCCTCCACATCCTTTCCTCCGTGGTGTCTTCTCAGGTATCCATTCATCACCCCTATGGCGGTGTGGTGCCCGAACTGGCGTCCAGAAAACATACCGAAGCCATCGTACCCGTGGTGAGTGACGCGCTTAACCAAGCCGGCTTGAACTTTGCTCAAATCGACGGCATTGCCGCTACCCGCGGCCCGGGACTGGTAGGCTCTTTGCTGGTGGGCTTTTCATTTGCAAAAGCGCTCGGCTATGCGCTGAAAATTCCATGGGTCGGCGTCGATCACCTGGAAGGGCATCTCTTCAGTATTTTTCTGGAACCGAATCCACCGCCTTTCCCGTTTGTATCCCTCCTTGTTTCAGGCGGGCACACCAGCCTTTACCATGTGACATCGCATATGCAATACTGCCTGATGGGACAAACCCGGGATGATGCCGCCGGTGAGGCATATGACAAGGTGGCGAAAATGCTCGGGCTCGGTTATCCGGGCGGAATGATCATCGATCAGTTGGCTAAAAAGGGGAACCCGAAACAAATCCGGTTCCCGAGAGCCCATGTCAAGAAAAGCGAATTTGATTTCAGCTTCAGCGGCCTTAAAACCGCTGTAAACCGATATATTCAGACCCATTCGACGGAATATCAGGCGCAGATTCGTGATATTGCGGCCGGTTTTCAAGAAGCGGTGGTGGAGGTGCTGGTCCGGAAAATCGTTCGAGCAGCCATCGCAAAAAACTGTCAGCATCTTTCCATTGTCGGCGGTGTCGCCGCAAATAGCCGACTTCGGCAGAAGATCGTGAAAGAAGCCAATACCAACGGGCTTCAAGCGCATCTGCCTTCTCCTTCCCTTTGCGGCGACAATGCCGCCATGATCGCCGCCGTCGGATACCATTATTTGAAAAGCGGGCGGGCAGATTGTCTTGATCAGGATGTATATTCGAGAGCTGTTAAACGGTTAGGCCCTTTAACCCCTTTATCAGAAACAGGCACAAAAAAGCGTGCATAA